The region TTGTACCTACGGGGATCAGCTAAAGGGTTGGCCAGCAACTGATGGCTATAAGCGTGTAACTCCGGCGAAGCCAGGTAGAGGGCGTTACTGAAGATTGGGTTGTTGAGTAACTCGTTGAGCGATAAACTACCGTCCAGAATGCGTTCGTAAAAGCGATACGAAAACATGGGGGTACGCAGAATACCTTTGGGCAGTACGTTGTCTTGCATAAGTTTGTTAAGTTATGTCATTGATCCGGGCAGCTTCACTTATGTCCAGAGTAGAAATCTCTCCCAGTCTATTTTGTCCTGTTCCAGGTAGTCTGTCAGTACCAGACCGATGCCAGTGGCCCCATCCAGCAACCCGGTAATACGATCATATTTAGGAATACCGCCGGGTAGTCCGGTATCTGTACCCGTAAATTTTTTGTAGCCCCCGATACCGTCTGAAAAGCGGCCCATCTCCAGCGTCAACGTAATCCAATGCTCATACGCTTTTTTAAAGGCCTGGTTCCCGCTTGCCCGGTACCATATCCGGTAAGCCTGCGCCATACTCGTTGTTCCGTGGCAAAAACAGGCATCTGACAAATGCGCTGCTTCGAGAGAGTCGCGCTGTAAAGTGGTTAGCGCAATGGTTTCAGCAAACTGCCTCAGGGCAGGATCGTCCATCACTTCGCCAGCCATCAAAAAGCCGATAGATAAGGTCAGATCACCATAACACCATCCTAACGGTACTCTATATACGCCATGTCGACCGAAGTTAATAATATCCGGAAAGGCTCCCTCCTGGCCCTCATTGCCGGTAGCAGGCCGGTAAAATGTTTTTATGTAATTGACAAGGCGCGACATAACGTCGAGTGCCCTGGGGTGGCCCGGAAACTGGGTGAGATAACGGGCCAGAAAAACCAGGTAGGCGGAGGCACCATGCGCCATGCCCAAGTTAAAGAATCGGGCTGGAGAAGCACCGGGCGAAATGGCATTCATGATCAGATTGACCGGCAGAGACCCCATTATATCGTGGTCGATCAGGTCAATGAGCTGGTCCAGTACCTCATTAATTAACCGACGCAGAGGAGGATTTTTTGGGTAGCGACTCAGGAGGTATATACCCATACCCAGGCCTCCGTGCAAAAAATCCAGGTCGCGGTATTTGGAAATGATAAAGCTTGTTTCATTGAGGACATGTTTGTCAACGTCCTCCAGGAATTCATCGACGTCAACATCCAGCAAATCTGTTTCCGACAAGTAGCTGAGCAGATAGCCTACGCCCGTAATTCCATCGCAGTAACTATGCGTCACCTCATTGGCTTGTAATTCGTCAATCAGCTTGTCGACAAGTTGGCGGGCTTTATTGGCCATTGCCTCATTGCGCAGGGCGGTGTACCCATTAACATAAAACAGCACACTGCCACCCAGCCCGTTCATCAGGGAAGGAGAATGAATAGAGTCTAACTCAATAGACAGGTCGTGGTCGATCTGTTTGATACGGTCAAGAACGATGGCTTTCGGTGTCATGGCAAAGGCTGTTTTTAAGAATTGAGTACAATAACCCGGCTACTGCGTTGGGTCTGCCCCGTGAGTAGCCGGGTTACTGGATTGACTTAGCTGCGGCTGCTCATGGTACTGGTACACCAGGAGCAGGTCAGACCGGCGCAGGTGCTACCACCACCTACCAAGGTGCTCAGGTCTTGCTCGGACAGATTGGCTACTTTCTCAGGGTTCAGCGTAAGCTTGGTCGATTTGGTTGATTTCTTAGACATGTTCGTAAATGTTAAATTGGGTTATATAAACTTGATTGAGTTGCATGTGAGTTGTTACTGGATTGACTTAGCTGCGGCTGCTCATGGTACTGGTACACCAGGAGCAGGTCAGACCGGCGCAGGTGCTACCACCACCTACCAGGGTGCTCAGGTCTTGCTCAGACAGGTTGGCTACTTTCTCAGGGTTCAGCGTAAGCTTGGTCGATTTGGTTGATTTCTTAGACATGTTCGTAAGTGTTAAATTGGGTTATATAAACTTGATTGAGTTGCACGTGAAAGACTTGTTGGTGGCCCCTGGGGCAGTTCCTGTGAGCGGTTGATGCTGGTGAAGGCATTAGTGCTGCCGCTTAAACCAGTTGATCGGCGCATTTTCAGGGTGTTCGGCTCCGGCCGGGGAACCGTTTCAATTGGCTTTGTTCGTTTCTTGAACATATTGAAGTTAATTTATTGACTTACAGTTAGTTATAGAATAACTAGTCGAATTGCTGAATCGATTTGCTGCTCAGCGTAGCGGCACAGGACGTACAGGTAAAAGACGAGCAAGTGCTTCCACCACCAAACAATGTGCTCATCTCCTGATCGGAAAGTTTCGCAATCTTCTCCGTATTCAATTGGAGCTTCGTTGATTTGAGTGAGTTCTTTTTCATGGTTCGATACGTATTCCAGATCAGGAAGAAGGGTGTAAAATCAAGTGTTAAGAGGCTTCGTTTAGTGAATACCCAGGTCAGTATCGCTGTCGTGAACTACAGACTTGCCGAATAGATCACCAGCCGATACCAGCCAATGATCACCGTGCGGACTGGTCTGATCAATAAAAGAGAGCGTCGAATTGCTGATCCACACCTGGAAAGGCACATTGGCAGGGTTGCTATTTTTCATGATTGTTATAGACATTTATCCATTTACTGTGTTACTGATATACGCTCATTCCATCCGGATCAGGGGCCTTTAGGTAACTAAACCGGCCAGTAAACCATCAACGAGTTACCACTAGACTAACTTTGTTTCTGGCTGACGATTCAAAATTGGCTTGTTGAATCGCGGATCTAAAATAATTTCGCCTGATGCCTGCTTTGCTTCGACCAATACGCCAGTTTGATCGCTCATTACATTGGTCGTTTCATTCATCGAAGCTCTTTTTTCTTGACTAACTGCCTTAATGACTATACTCCGTTGCTATATAATTGATGATGAAGCTCCCAATCGGGCGTTAATTGAGAAGTACATTCATCGGCTCCCCTCTCTGACTTTGGTTGGCAGTCAGGACAATGCCGTTGATGCCTTGCTCGAATTACCCCAAGTGCAGCCCGATCTAATCTTTCTGGATGTTGAAATGCCGGAGATGACAGGCTTTGAGTTTTTGAGAGTCTTGCCATCCCCACGACCCACCGTAATTATGGTCACGGCCTATCCGCAGTATGCGGTTGACGGGTTTGAACACGATGTCATCGACTATCTGGTCAAACCAGTTTCGTTCGAGCGCTTTTTTCGCGCGGTCAACAAAATTCTTGCGAAACAGGCATCCACTCCGGGCAGTCCGGACGTACCTGCGCTCCCTTCGCTGGCTGCACCGTCCGAGACGCCAACGGGGGTGTCAGATAAGGATTCTTTCTTTTTGGTAAAAGAAGACAAAAAGCTCGTTCGGGTCGAGTTGGACCAGATCGTCTTTATCGAGAGCCTTAAGGACTACCTCAAGATTTATTTACCCGGTCGCACCATTCTAACCCACATGACCCTTACCCGATTGGAGGAGATGTTGCCGCCGGATCAGTTCGTGCGCGTCAACCGGTCATACATCATCCGCACTGGTTCCATCAAGGAAATTGATGGCAATACGATTTTAACCACAAACGGGATGAAAGTGCCCATAGGCGTAACGTATCGGGAGGAGGTCATGAAAAAGATACGTGGCAACATCATGTAAGTTCCCGCCAACTCCCATTCAACCAATTGACTCAACTAAAACCCGCAACTGATCTTTGGCTAAGCAGCAACGCCTGCCCTGGGTTACTCTTCCCGATCTTATGGCCTTTCAGACCACTTTTCTTCAATCGCGTCGTATGGGATGGAAACGGGTGGTCCTGCACCTGGTTATGTGGGGACTTGCGTTTGCCTTTATCCGCTATTTTCTTTTCAAACAGATTGTAAAAGATGCGGGCTGGGCCACGTCCATCAATTACACCGTCGTGTTTTGCCAAACGGTTGTGCTGTATTATCTGATTGGACACGTTTTCTTCTACCAGTACCTTTACAGGAAGCAGTATCTACGCTTTATCAGTAGCCTGTTGCTGATCTATTTCCTGACCAGTGTTACGAATTATCTGCTGTTTGAGCGTTTTTTCGATTATCAGGTAGCCACAAAACAGACGTCGGCTTATGTCACCAGAATATGGGGGATACTTCAGCCCAATGGCTTTCCGGGTGCTTTCACCAATATTCGGGTTGCTTCATGGGTATTTGGCTACAGTTTTTTTATGGTCGTCATTCTCCTCGGGGCAAAGGCCGTAAAAGATGTGATTGGCTTCCAAAACCGGGCAGTACAGTTGGAAAAAGAAAAATTTGAGCTGGAGCGCGGCAAAATTCTTCTAGAGAATGAGAACCTGTCTCTCGAGCTGAACTTTCTTAAATCGCAGATCAATCCTCACTTTCTGCTTAATACCCTCAATAGCATCTATGTTCGGGTAGTAGATGTAGATGAACAGGCCGCCGATCAGATTCTGCGTTTGTCGGACCTGATGCGTTATGGTTTGTACGAATCAAACACAGAATACATCTTGCTGGAACGGGAACTGGAATACATTCAGAACTATCTGGCGTTGGAAAGTGCTCGAAAAGGAGACAATGTGACCATCCGTTTTGATCAGGCAGGGGATTTTTCCCAGCATTACATTGCTCCGTTGCTACTTATCTCATTAGTCGAAAATGCGTTCAAACATGGCGTCAATAAAATTAGAAGCGACGCCTTTGTGTACATTAACGCCCAACTGACTGACGATCTGTTTCTATTTTGGGTAACCAATGCCGTACCTGTCAATACTCCGCATGTGGAAAGTCAGAGCAAAAAGCAGGGGGGAGTCGGCTTACAGAACACCCGAAAGCGGCTGGAAATGCTGTATCCCAAAAAACATGAGTTACACATAGAAACGACTCCAACGGAGTTTTGTGTTACGCTGACCCTCCAGCTCGCCCCGCGGCTCAAAGCCGCCTGAACTGTATTACTAATCACAAAAAAGCGGGCATTGGTCGATACGATTTATTCGTTGGTCTAAATTAGTTGAAAAAGGGGTCGATGAACAGGTAAGTTTGTTTCGTCTTCAGACATAACCAAAACAACTTCCTAAACACTCAATCGACATGAAAACAACGGTACAACGTCAATCCCCTCGCCTGGTACTGAAAAAAGAAAGACTGGTCTGCCTGACCCACAACCGGAGCACCAGTAATCAAAAGACATACGGAGATACAACCTGGACTACCATCGCTACCGGTATTTGATATGTTGGCGCCTAGGGTTCTGCTCATTGATCAGGCATTTACCAGTGGTAAACTGCTCTACAAATACAGCCGACGGGTTGGGTGGCTGAATTCTGTCCAGCTATGCAGCCACCCAACAGAAACAGCACTGCCAGACAGTGTTGATCTGACAATAGCCTGCCTGCCCGAACCCTGCGAACCAATACCTGACGATCTGCTCAATTGGCTACGCCATCAGCCAGCCGTTATCCTGACATCGGCCTTTCCAGAGCATATGTACGAACACCTGCATCTAAGACCCATTGCGTTCCTGACTGAGCCAATTGCCTTTAATAAATTCCAGAATGCTCTCCAGAAATATATTAACAGTAAATCGTAGCCAAAATACAGAATATAAACAAATGGGGTTAATCCATGCAAGCAACTGAATGTCTCATCCAAAAAGTTAACTAATCATGGTGCGAAGTTAGTATAGTACACTATTTTTGTATGTATTGTACTATACTAACTCGACCGAATGAATAGCTTATTCGATTTCTTCGTTTTACGCCGTCCGGTTTATCCATTAACAAAGCTGCTCACCCTTCAGAAAAATCTGTTGAACAATTCATTGGATAGCCTCCTGCGTGAGTGGTATACTGACCCACTCGCGCAGGAGGCTATTTACGTAGCATCACCCGGTCTATACAAACGATTTCAGCAATGGCGGGCGGGTGAAACATTGTCTGAACAGACCAAACTGCTCGATACCCTTTTCAAATATGCTATCCGCATGAGTACCCGATGCACGCCGTATGGCTTGTTTGCCGGTTGCTCGGTCGGCGATTTTCACGATCAGTTTTCACGCTTATCCCCCGGCCGAAGCAATACCCTGGTTACCCACTCCCGACTGGACATGGAATGCCTGATGGCCATTCGCGATTGGCTGCTTGGCCAGTCAGTAGTTCGTAATGAGCTGATATTCTACCCAAACAGTTCACTGTATAAGGTAGGCCGAAACCACCGGTACATTGAGCAGCAATGGGAAGGGCAGCAACGGCGCTATTTCATCAGCGCCGTTGAAACCGATGAAGCCTTGGATTCCCTGCTTACCACCGCCCGAATGGGCGTAACGATTCCTTATCTGGTCGATTTCCTCGGCCAGATGGGTGCCGAAACCATCGAAGCCGAAAGCTATGTCGACCAGCTTATTGAAACGCAGTTACTGGTATCCACCCTCGAACCAACGGTGATTGGCGATGACTACCTGACAGTCATGATTCGTACCCTGTCGTCAATGCCCGCAACTGCATCCCTCGTTGCTCAGCTTATCCGGCTTCAGAATGTTGTAACCAGTTCTACCGACCGGGCCGCCGTGGGTCAGGAGATCCTGCGCTGGCTGGCCGGTAATCAGATTACGCTACCAGGGACCGACTTACTTCAGGTCGATTCTTTCTTTACCGGGACCGACACTCCGCAAGCCAAACCGCATCTGGACAAGGGGCTGGTTCACCAATTGCAACAGCAGATACGGAAGCTTTTTGTGCTCAATCAGCCGTACAGCAGCCCGGATTTCGACGACTTTAAGAACCGCTTTTATAACCGGTATGAAGACGAGGAAATACCGCTATCGATGGCGCTGGATCAGGAGTTTGGCGTGGGATACGGCAACCAGACCCATTTGGGTGTTGGTTATGCGCCAATGATCGATGATCTATCCCTGCCAACGCTCGAAACAACGGTGCCAGCCACCAACTCCAGTTGGTGGCAAAATCTGCTCCTGGAAAAATACTCGCATACGCTGCGCACCGGCACCCATGAAATTGAAATTTCGGATAGCGACCTCGCCTACATCGACCAGCGACGGGTTGATAAACTGATTGAGCCCGACAGCTTCTATTTATTTGGCAATCTCCTGAGCGCACCGGGCGAGTCTGTAGATCATGCCCTGCGGCCAGGTGGCAACTACCGGTTCAACCTGCTTGCCTGCAAAGGCCCCTCTGCCATTACACTGCTGGGCCGGTTCTGTGCTGGAGACCCAGACCTTCGGGCTTCCGTACAAGCCTGTGCCCAGGCCTCAGCCGCCCATCATCCCGATGTGGTATTTGCCGAAATTGTGCACTTCCCCGAATCGCGGGCTGGTAATATTCTGGTCCGGCCAACCCTTTACAAATATGAAATCCCGTACCTGGGCATGGCATCCGTACCACCCGACCAGCAGTTACCGTTAGATGACTTGATGGTATCGGTTCGAAACCGGCATGTAGTTCTACGGTCGAAGCGACTAAACAAACGGGTCATTCCTCGCTTGTCCAACGCTCATAATTACCAGAATGGACTCCCTATCTATCGTTTCTTGTGCGATCTACAGCACCAGGACAGTCACCTGAATGTTCAGTGGAACTGGGGCATTCTGGCCGAGCAGGCTTACTTGCCACGGGTTCGTTATCAGAATATAATCCTGAGCCGGGCCACCTGGCGTTTAAAAGCAGATGAACTGGAGTTGGAAAACCCAATGCGGCTGGCCGTCGAATTATCCAGGCGAAATATTCCCGAGCAGTTTGTTATTGCGGTGGGAGATCACGAACTGGTGATCACGCGCAATGCGCCGGAATCGTTACGGCTACTGATGCACGAACTTCGCAAAAGCGATACTGTTCGCCTGTACGAATTCTTACAGGCTGAGGATGTTTGTTCGGTGAGAATGCCAAAGAAAGCCTTTACCCACGAGCTGATTATCCCGTTCTATAATGCCGATGCGCCAGCCATTTCCAGCCTGGCGGCCTATTCGACAGACTTGCCCCAGCGCCGATTCTCCGTTGGCAGCGAATGGCTGTACTTGAAAATTTACACCGGCGAAAAATCGTCGGACGGGTTGTTGACCCAAACACTTTACCCGGTTATACAGCGTCTGCTCAACACCAGCATTATCTCGGAATTTTTCTTCATCCGCTACAAGGATACCGATCCGCACTTACGGCTTCGTTTCCGGGGCAATCCCCACCTGGAATTTTATCATTTTGTGATTCGGGAGATCGAGCGAGCCATCCGCGACGATGTACAGTCGGGTGTTGTACACAAATTGCAAACCGATACGTACCAGCGGGAGATTGAACGGTATGGCCACCGACAGATTCAACTCTGCGAAGGGTTATTTTATACCGATAGCCTGTCTACTTTGTTCTTTCTGAGCCGCACCGGCGAGGCTTTTAACGAGGAAGTTCGCTTTACATATGCTGTTGGGAAGATTGACCGGCTCTTGAGTGGCTCGTCTCTTTCGCTGGATTACCGCTGGAAGTTACTAAATAACCTGAAAGACAGCTTCTTTGACGAATTTAACGGTAAAACTGAACTACGCAGACAACTCAACGACAAGTATCGCAATTACCGGTCAGCGTTGAACACAGCCTTTGGTATCGATTATCAATTCATGTTAACGAATGAACCAAACGCAGCCAGCCAGCTAACCTTACTCAAGCAACTTACTGCATCCTATGAATCCGAAAACCAATTGATGAGTACGTTGACCAGCCTTATTCACATGATTGTGAACCGCATTTTTCCATCAAAACAGCGGGCCTACGAACTGATTATTTACCATTGTCTGGCAAAACATTACGACTCCATACGGGCGCGGACAGATCAGACCACCCTCACCAACCAAGACGCCCCCATTGTCCAGCCCGCAATTTCAGATATACCATGAAGCTCAACAAATCGACAGCCACCGCAGAAGACAGCAGGGGTTTACCAGTTTGGGACAATGTCTGGCTTTATGGTCCGAATCCGAGCTTACTAAAACTAAAGCCAGGTGAAATCGACACCTTGCGGCTTCGGTAAAATCACAGAACCTACCGCTTATTTATCAGCCTATATCGACCAAAAGCGGGTGGTTAAAAGTTAAAATAGATTATTGATAGATAACCTGACTATTAAAATCGATAAAGTACATAAATCTCTTATGGGTTTATAATCACTCCAGCCAGATCAACGGGTTGCGGATGGGCAGGTTACGCAATACCTCCTCTACTTTCGGATCGTGGTCGAGGGTCTTCCAGGTAGCCAGCCAATCGGATTTGTCGAAAGCAGCTGCACCCAGGACCAGAAACGGCTGCGCAACCGGCCAGTCGTTCCAGTACATGACATCCGGTTTCAGCGGCCATTTGCGTTTGTCCGCGACGTAGGGATACAGGTACGAAATCCCTTTTTCAATACTGCGGCCGTCGGGGGTTTGATACGTCCAGAGGTCATGGTCTTTGTCGGAGAGAATCTGGCAGATCATCACCATCGCGTCGAGGTTGAAGATCGAATAGCCATAGGGCTTTGTCCGGCGTAGCTCCAGCGGAAAACTGCCGTCGGTAGCCATCTGGTTCGGCAGCAGAACCGTTTTGTACCGCTCCCGGCAGGCTTCCAGGACTTTCTCATTGCCCGTCAGTCGGGCAAAGGCCGCCACTTGCATCACCCAGCAGGTGCCGTGATTGTTTTTGGCCTCTTTTTCATCCTGGCTGTACGGATGCGTGAGCAGCCAGTTCAGGTACTGCCCGAACCATATTTTAGCACCCGCCAGCACCCGTTTATCCGCCGACTTCGCCTGCTCCATCGCTCGAATACCCTGCGCTACTTCCATAAAATGAATGGTGTCGATAATGCCGATGCCCCGCCCCGTGGCGCGCCCTTTAATGGCCTGGGCGTACTGCAATGACGGACTCATGCGGGTGGTGCTGTCCACAAACCACGCATCCAGATGCCGGAACGCCTGCCGAACATACGTTTCGTTGCCGGTAAGCTTATAGGCCGATGCCAACGCGCCCACCACCCGGCTGAACCGGATCATGGCCTGTCGATGGGCGACAAAATTGTCGGGGTTGGTCATCCCGTCGCGCTGAACGTACGGCCCCTGCGGGTTCAGCGAATCGGGCCACCAGTAATCCCCTTCCGAAAAAAAGTCATGTCGGCTCCCCGCCGATCGGGGGCTCGTTTGCGCCGTTACGGTAATGGGCGTTTGCGTCATGGCCCAGGCAGCCTGTTTAAGTACCAGCGGCCGTAACGTCTGGCTAACGGCTTTCCGGACGGCGGCTCTATCCGTTCGCCCGTTCACCCATCCGGCGAGGGGAATCAGCAGGATAAGCAGACAACCGGAGGTTATTTTTTTCGTCATCTTGATGAGTTAGTTGGTGGCCCCCGGTTGGGCGTTAGTTGTAAGCCATACCTGTTGTGTAAAGGCCCCGTTCACGGCGGCATCCCACACCTCCAGCCGCACCCATTTTTTACCTGTCAGGTTGGTATTGAATGTGAATTTCTGTTTGCCGAAGGGCCGGGTGTTCGTCAGGTCGATACGCTCGCGGAATACCTGTTTACCATCGCCGGAGATGATCTCAGCGAAGGTTAACGGAAACGTCCAGTCGATGTCGACCATAATGCGGGCTTTACCATCCGGCTTAAGAGCAAGTGAATCGCCAGCGCCTTTTCCGTTCACGGTGAAAGTGGGCAGCAGCACTTCGCCGGTCGAAACAAAGAACTTGCCTTGTTGCATGGCATCCAGCACCGGTTGCCAGCCCTGGTTATAGTCGGGCAGTTTGTCGAGTTGCAGGTAGTTTACATTGAGGTGAGCGTACATTTCATTTTCCGGCTCAATAGTAAACAGGTCGGCTTCGGCAATAACGTGTTTTTTAAGCCCCCAGTTAGCCATATCGTCCATCAAATCCAACACCCGGCGGCTCAGCCTCGGCTCCGACAAATCGGCGGGGATATTTTTCCAGGCCGCGCCGAAGAACCGGTCTGATCTATAAAATTCTTCGTCCTTGTACTTATCCGGGAAACCGGTCGAGCCTTTGGTGCGGGCATGGGCGGTCCAGGCGAGTCCGTTTTCGGCTTCGAGCAGTTTCAGCATGTCCGTTTTGTCGGCAATGCGGTACACTTTACCGTACCTCGGGTCGTCCGTTACAAACGGCATCTCGGGCTTACGCGACATGATCCAGTACACCGGTTTTGGGAAGAAATCCAGCCAGTGACCACCAAAGAACTCATTGGGCTCTTCGCCGGGCAGCAGCAACAACTTCTTATCTGACCAGCGCTGACACATGTCGTGTAACGTTTTCAGTTCCAGCAGCCGCTGTTCGTCGGGACCTTTAGGGTGCGCCGTGTAGTGAAATTCGGCCAGATGGACAATGTCGACGCCCGAGTTTTTAAAGACCTTTACAAAGTTGGGCGTTTCGGGTACCGGCTTGCCAGCCAGCAGAACACTCATCACGTATTCATTATGAAAATGGCTCGACATGGTCTTATAACCAGGCAGCGCGGGGTATTTGTCGTTATGCGTAAATTTCTTCACCTCGGCCAGCGCTTTGTCGGGCGTATCGGTGCTGAGCAGGCAGAAAAAGTTGAGCCGCTGCCGGGTTTTGGGTGGGGCGTTTACCCAGGGTACCCATCGTTTGTCGCCCATGAGATCCTGCCGGATGCCGATGCCAAAGTCGGGCACGAGGCTTCGATACCCACGGCCATACCAGGTAAAATCGAGGTTAAAGGCTTCGTCCAGCGGATAGAAATATTGGTGCGGAGCCGGAAAAACAGCCAGACTACCCTGATTTCCAGACCCAATAATGGCCCGATATTTCACGCCCTGCGCTTTGTTGAGCTGGTTCGGGTCAGCCGGTACGCGTTGCATATTGCCGTCGGTGTCGGCCCAGGCAATGGTGTCCCAGACCGGGCGTTTGCCCGTTAGCCCAGCATCGTAGAGAATGGCCGTCGAATCGACTTCTGTGGCCATCACGGCAGCAATATTAATCAGCGGACTTCCCGTATACACCGTAATTTCGATAGCGCCGGTAAACGTGGCGGCCTGCACATCCGACACCCGGACAATTGTTCGGGTGCCCTGGCTTATCACGCTGACTGCTCGCTTAGTGAGTTCAACGGCATATGACTTGTGAGGCAGTTTATTGGTCTTGTCGAAGAAGATATTCCAACCGTTCTGCGACACCAGATCCCGCTTGCCAACGGTCAGCACAAAAGCCGGGTCGAGCGCGTGGGCAATTTCACGAAAGTTTCCTTTCTGAGATAATTGCATACTGCTGAACAAGGGCTTTCCCGCAGCCAGGTCGATAACCAGCCTTGCCGTTTCGTTTGGGTTGGCGGGCCAGCTTACTGTAAGCGTATTTCCCTGACGGACGGCCGTCGCTCCGCTTGCCTTCTGAAAACCAGACAGATCGACCGGCACCTGTGCATACGTCAGGGCGCTGGTTATGAGTAATAGAAGGGACAGAATTTCTTTCATAAGCGACAATACAGGAAGGGAAACTGATAGTATGTAAGTAACAAAACGACAGCGAAAATCTACCCGAAACGACTGTAGTACCGACCGTCCCGGTCGGGCGTAAAACGGGTTACGTCACACCCGACCGGGACGGTCGGTACTACAATTGGTACCAAAACTTAAACCCTCATAGACACATGAAACCAACACGCAGGGATTTTTTGAAAAAGTCAGCCGTAGCCGCTACGGGCGCGGGCCTGATCAGTCTCCCGACGCTGGAGGCCATTGCCAGCCAGCGGAAACGCATTTCGGCTAATGACAAGCTACAGGTTGGCCTGATCGGCTGCAACGGCATGGGCTGGTCGGACCTTCGTTCGCATTTGCTACAGAGCGACGTGCAGTGTATTGCCCTGGCCGATGTGGACCAGAGTGTGCTCGACAAACGCTCGGCTGATGTGGAAGCGATGCAGCACACTAAACCGCAACTGTACAAAGACTACCGCAAACTGCTCGAAAACAAGGACATCGACGCCGTCATCATCGGCACGCCCGACCACTGGCACTGCATGGCCATGATCGACTCGGTAGCGGCCGGGAAGCACGTGTACGTAGAGAAACCCCTGGCCAACAGCATTGAAGAGTGTAATCTGATGCTGGCAGCGGCAAAAAAATACAACAAGATCGTGCAGGTCGGCCAATGGCAGCGTAGCGGCTCGCACTACGAGAAAGCCATCGAATACATCCGGTCGGGCAAGCTGGGCAACATCCGACTGGTGAAAGTCTGGGCGTATCAGGGCTGGATGAACCCTGTTCCCGTTCGTCCCGACAGTGCGCCCCCGGCGGGCGTCGACTACGCGATGTGGCTGGGCCCGGCACCCAAACGCCCGTTCAACCCGAACCGGTTTCACTTTAATTTCCG is a window of Spirosoma linguale DSM 74 DNA encoding:
- a CDS encoding hypothetical protein (KEGG: sde:Sde_1284 hypothetical protein): MTKKITSGCLLILLIPLAGWVNGRTDRAAVRKAVSQTLRPLVLKQAAWAMTQTPITVTAQTSPRSAGSRHDFFSEGDYWWPDSLNPQGPYVQRDGMTNPDNFVAHRQAMIRFSRVVGALASAYKLTGNETYVRQAFRHLDAWFVDSTTRMSPSLQYAQAIKGRATGRGIGIIDTIHFMEVAQGIRAMEQAKSADKRVLAGAKIWFGQYLNWLLTHPYSQDEKEAKNNHGTCWVMQVAAFARLTGNEKVLEACRERYKTVLLPNQMATDGSFPLELRRTKPYGYSIFNLDAMVMICQILSDKDHDLWTYQTPDGRSIEKGISYLYPYVADKRKWPLKPDVMYWNDWPVAQPFLVLGAAAFDKSDWLATWKTLDHDPKVEEVLRNLPIRNPLIWLE
- a CDS encoding oxidoreductase domain protein (PFAM: oxidoreductase domain protein~KEGG: swp:swp_1670 twin-arginine translocation pathway signal) codes for the protein MKPTRRDFLKKSAVAATGAGLISLPTLEAIASQRKRISANDKLQVGLIGCNGMGWSDLRSHLLQSDVQCIALADVDQSVLDKRSADVEAMQHTKPQLYKDYRKLLENKDIDAVIIGTPDHWHCMAMIDSVAAGKHVYVEKPLANSIEECNLMLAAAKKYNKIVQVGQWQRSGSHYEKAIEYIRSGKLGNIRLVKVWAYQGWMNPVPVRPDSAPPAGVDYAMWLGPAPKRPFNPNRFHFNFRWFWDYAGGLMTDWGVHEIDIALYAMNAKAPKSVMASGGKLAYPDDASETPDTLQAVYEYDGFNMLWEHATGIDGGNYGRTEGIAFIGNNATLVLNRDGWSILPETETKNGIKVYKVEDIPDQTRNGEYLNEHTKNFVQAVKANDPKLLKCGIETGSIAAINAHMGNIAYKTGRKVYWDSAAKGFKNDPQANALIAAHYHNGWKLPVV